From a single Candidatus Zixiibacteriota bacterium genomic region:
- a CDS encoding cytochrome oxidase subunit III encodes MSTHSASHDHPAYLQHHFHEPAQQAEAAKLGTWLFLLTEILLFGGLFCAYAIFRSWYPEM; translated from the coding sequence ATGTCGACACACTCAGCCAGCCACGATCATCCGGCGTACTTGCAGCATCATTTTCACGAACCGGCGCAGCAGGCGGAAGCGGCCAAGCTGGGCACGTGGTTGTTCCTGCTGACGGAAATTTTGCTCTTCGGCGGGCTGTTCTGCGCGTACGCGATCTTCCGCTCCTGGTACCCGGAGATGT